CGAGCTCGAGGACGCCATCGTGGCCTCGCTGGGCCCGACCGATGCGGAACAGCTGGGTCGCCTGCTGACGGCGACCGCCACCGCCCTCACGACACCGATCGAGCCCGCATGAGACGGATCGCCCTGCTGGTGGTGCTCCTCGCGGCACCGCTCGCCGCTCAGCAACCGCCGTATCGCGATGCTGCGCTGCCGACGGCCACGCGCGCCCGCGACTTGCTCGGACGGATGACACTGGAGGAGAAGTTCGGCCAGCTCTACATGCTGCCTGGCGACCTCGCCCCCGACAGCAGTCGCTTTCGCCATGGCCTCTTCGGCTTGCAGATCGCGGCGCGCGGTGATCGCGGTGATGCCGCCGCCCAGCTGCTGACGCGCAATGCCACCGGCTCGGCGCGCGACGTCGCCACGCGGCTCAACGCCACCCAGCGCTGGTTCCGCGAGCAGACCCGACTCGGCATCCCGATCATCCCCTTCGAGGAGGGACTGCACGGGCTGGTGCAGCAGGGCGCGACCGTCTTCCCGCAGGCGATCGGACTCGCCGCGACATGGGACACGGTGCTCGTCGGACGGGTCGCCCAGGCAATTGCTGCCGAAGCGCGGAGTCGCGGCGTGCGCCAGATTCTCTCGCCGGTCCTGAACGTCGTCACCGACGTGCGGTGGGGCCGAGTCGAGGAGACGTACGGCGAGGATCCGTGGCTGACGTCACGACTCGGTGTTGCCTTCATCAAGCCGTTCGAGGCTGCCGGGGTCATCACCACGCCGAAGCACTTTGCCGCCAACGTCGGCGATGGCGGGCGGGACAGCTACCCGATCCACTACGATCAGCGCTTCCTCGACGACGTGATCTACCCGCCGTTCCGCGCGGCATTCGCCGCCGGTGCCCGGAGTGCGATGGCTTCGTACAACTCCATCAGCGGCGCCCCGTCGACGGCCAATGCCGCGCTCCTCACCGAGACACTCCGTCGACAGTGGGGCTTCGGCGGCTTCGTGATCGCCGATGCCGGCGGCACCGGCGGCGCCAACGTCCTGCACTTCACCGCGCGCGACTATCCGGACGCGACCCGCCGCGCGATCACCGCCGGGCTCGACGTGATCTTCCAGACCTCGTGGGATCACGTCCCGCTCTTCTATCCCGCCTTCGCCAACGGCTCGATCCCGACCGCCGCAATCGACAGCGCCGTGATCCGCGTCCTTCGCGCCAAGTTCGCCCTCGGACTCTTCGACTCGCCGTACGTCGATGTCGCCGAAGCCGAGCGGGTCGCGGCGTCGCCGGCGCATCGTGCGCTGGCCACCGAGGCGGCACGCGCCTCGATCACGTTGCTGCGGAACGTGCGCGGGACGCTGCCGCTCGACAGGAGCACGTTGCGCACCCTCGCCGTGATCGGCCCCGATGCGACCGAAGCGCGGTTCGGCGGCTACAGCGGGAGTGGGACGTCGCGCATCTCGATCCTCGACGGCATTCGTGCGGCCGGTGGCGCGCGCGTCCGAGTCGATCATCTGGCCGGCCCCGGCCGTGCCATCGCCACGCACGTCACCGTCCCCGCGACGGCCCTGCCCGGTGGCCTGCAGGGCGAGTACTTCGACAACCCGGAGCTTCACCGGCGCACCACGCCTGGTCCGCCGCGACGCACAGATCGCCTTCGGTTGGACGCTCTTCGCGCCCGACACCTCGCTCGCCTGGGACTGGTATGGCGTGCGGTGGAGCGGCGCCCTGGTCGCTCCGGGGACCGGCACCGTCCAGCTCGGCATCGAAGGCAACGACGGCTACCGGCTCTGGCTCGACGATCGCCTGCTGATCGACAAGTCGCAGCCCGCCTCGTACGCCACGACCACGACTCGCGTCCGGATGGCGCGCGGGCAGCGCTTCCGGCTGCGGATTGAATACGCCGAGCGCGCCGGCAACGGTCGCATCCGTCTGGTGTGGAATGCGGGCGTGCATGACGACTCCGCCGAGCGGATTGCGGAGGCCGTGGCGCTCGCCAGGCGCAGTGATGCGGTCGTCGTGGTCGCGGGCATCGAGGAGGGCGAGTTCCGCGACCGCGCCTCATTGGCACTGCCCGGCGCACAGGAGGCGCTCATCCGCGCCGTCGCCGCGACCGGACGACCGGTGACGGTGGTCGTGGTGGGTGGCAGCGCCGTGACGATGCGGCCATGGATCGATCGGGTCGGGGCCGTCGTGAACGCGTGGTACCCCGGCGAGACCGGTGGCACTGCGGTGGGCGAGGTGCTCTTCGGCGACGTCAACCCCGCCGGCCGCCTGCCCTTCACGGTGCCGCAGAGTGAGGGCCAGCTGCCGCTTCCCTACCTGCATCTCCCCACCGGCCGCGGTGACGACTACGCCGATCTCTCCGGCCAGCCGCTCTTTCCGTTCGGGCACGGCCTGAGCTACACCACGTTCGAGTACAGCGCGCTGCAGATCGTGCCGCTCGGCGCGGCGCGGTTCGACGTCCGCGCGACGATTCGCAACAGCGGTGGTCGCGCCGGCGACGAGGTGGTGCAGCTCTACCTGCGCGACGAACTCGCGTCGGTGGCGCAACCGGTGATCGCCCTGAAGGGATTCCAGCGCATCCACTTGGCGGCCGGAGAGTCACGCGCCGTGCGCTTTCGTCTCGACTCGACGCAGCTGGCCCTCACCGATACCCTGGGGCGGCGGATCGTGGAGCCGGGGAGCTTTCGTGTGATGGTGGGGGCGTCGTCCAAGGACCTGCGACTGCGAGGGGTCTTCCGGGTCGAGTAGTCGGCTACTCGCCCAGCTTGCCGATCGCTTCGTTCCATCCGCCAATCACCGGCCCGCCGAGGGGCGGCCGAGCGCTGTTGGCGTCCCAGCCGAAGAGCAGCTTGCAGGCCTCGCCGCAGACGGCACCCTGGCAACTGCCCATGCCGACCCGCGTCCACAGCTTGGCTTGCCGAGCAGACCACGTGGGATCCACCGCCCCGACCGGGACGTCCTCGCAACGGCAGAGGATCGTGTCGGGCGCCGCGAGATGGCGCAATTCCTCGCGCGGCGCCACGGCCCGCGCCAGCGCCGCGGCGAACCGCCGACCGGCATCGCGCTGCTGCACGAGCTTCGTCTCGCGCGCGCCGCGCTCGTCGCCCGCGGCCGCCCGACCGGCGATCTCGCCTTCGGCGCGCGCCGCAGCATCACCCGCCACGCCGGTACACTCGCCGACCGCCTGCACCCATGGCACCGAGGTGTGCTGCGTCTCGTCCACGCGAATGGCGTCGCCATCGAGGGCACAGCCGAGCAGCCGCGCGAGTTCGGTGTTGGGGGCCAGACCGCACGCGGTCGCCAGCCAATCGCAGGGGAGACGCCGCTCCCTGCCACCGACGGAAAGCACCACCTCGCGGACCCGATCGTCGCCCTCTGCGCGCAGCACCCAGCTCCCCGTCCGGAAGGCCGCACCGAGGGTCGCCCACCGATACTGCGCGGCGAGGAGGAGCTTCTCGGGATCGTTCATGACCGCGCCCACGAAGCGGAGGAGCTGGCCGCGGGAGGCCTGCTCCGCGATGAGACCGAGCCGCGCGCCGGCCTTGATCGCGGTGGCGGCGACCGGCCAGAGCAGTGGACCACTCCCGGCCACGACGACG
The DNA window shown above is from Gemmatimonadota bacterium and carries:
- a CDS encoding NAD(P)/FAD-dependent oxidoreductase; the encoded protein is MDVVVVGGGPAGLAAAAAAAEGGKQVLLIDQGRALGGQIWRHRRAAELPVAALQLLDRVRAARVTVASEARVIDAPSANELVVDFRGRVDVQRAEQLILATGAVERFVPFPGWTLPGVTGVGGLQALIKSGLSLTGTRVVVAGSGPLLWPVAATAIKAGARLGLIAEQASRGQLLRFVGAVMNDPEKLLLAAQYRWATLGAAFRTGSWVLRAEGDDRVREVVLSVGGRERRLPCDWLATACGLAPNTELARLLGCALDGDAIRVDETQHTSVPWVQAVGECTGVAGDAAARAEGEIAGRAAAGDERGARETKLVQQRDAGRRFAAALARAVAPREELRHLAAPDTILCRCEDVPVGAVDPTWSARQAKLWTRVGMGSCQGAVCGEACKLLFGWDANSARPPLGGPVIGGWNEAIGKLGE